The DNA window ttttttgtttcaaatacttTCCAGCAGCAATCGTTACCTTCCTTCTTAATATATATGCTCAATTCTTTATGTCAGTAGTATCACAAATCAAGAAATTCAGAATCTTTTTAtcacattttattaattaaaagcatTGGCTGTATTTTTGTAGaagcatctatttaaaaataaaaataaaccttcagCTGTATAGCTCATTTCAAAGTTAATTCAGGGCACTTCGATACAGAAAACGTCCACATTTACCCATTTATACAGGTGTAAATGAATGgacagtgtggtttttttcattagagTTTATGATATAGTCTATTTTTATATACACTATGTAAGATGTCTTGgtgtattttgttctttcattctCTGGTATCAGTAAAGACGGCAGCTCTGTGACTTAAGATTGCTTAGGTGAGGCACCCGGTTTTCACCTTGTCACTCTACAAATACAAGAAAGTTAAAGCACAATAAAAGGCTACATGAAAAGGCGAGGGGACATTTGGAAATCAAGTGGCTGCTCGTATGAGGTGTCTAATTGCACTTTTGGCACATACCTCAGATAATTACTAGGTACTTTGACCTGTACTGCAGAGGACAAAGTTTAAGTTTATAGTTTAACGAGGCTCTTCTCGTAGGACTTTTGATACCCTCAGCAGCAATAGATGTTTGCGCTTTGCAAGCCAGCGCTGGGCAGCAGGCCTCTCTCCAGCCCTGACCAGGGTTCCCCTGGCCTTTCGGAAGGGGCCGgagcaggggcacagcctggctCTTCCCGGGAAAGGGGACTGGAGTGaaccctgcccctgccctcctctcccttcagGCTGTGGTGAAAGGCCCATGGGCCAGGAGTGAAAGCTCTTGAGACGGGGGGAAAGTAGCCCTGACAGCGCAAAGGAGCATAGGGTGCGTCCATGATACTTAAAATAGTTAAAAGCTCAGTTTTGGCCCTAAAGTAGGTGTTATAATTGGAAGCCTCAGCTACATCAGTCCTGCTAGTGATGTATTTCTCAAGCTCAGGTGTCAGCTAAGGAGCAAAGCACAAAGCTGCTCGGTTTCATGAGCAAAAACGCATCCTATGCGAAGCAAGAGTCATCGCTCTAACGGAGCTTTCCCTGCGCAGCCGAGTGAGCCTGAAAATCACCTCCAGGAGATGTAAATCGCGGCTGCTGTCCCCACTCCTGACCGAAGAGTGCTGCTCTCAATAAAGCACAGCAGTTCAGTGGAAATGCTGAAGCCAGCCCGTGAAGCAGCAAGGAAAGTACTGACGCAACGAAAACCTCAAGTCGCTGGGCTCAGTGCTTTATGAGGTGGGTTTGTTCGGCTTCCAgaaaagaagatgatgatgtgcGGCTCCGAGTCAGAGACTGCTTCAGGTTTCAggataaaaaacaaaacttagTAACTATCTGCAAGTACAGCAGAATATTTCCTTCTCAAATTAAATAGCCAGATGTGCACTGTATCTGCAAATTCATTAGTTGCACCTAAAAAGCTATGTAAACCATTAGCGTACATTCTCAGTGGGTTTTTCTTAGTGTGTAGAGTAATATTTGTGTTCAAGCTAGTCATCACCATACCTGTCATCTTATAATTTCCCTCTAACTAAAAATAGTAATGCTGctaaagagagaggaaagctctgcagctgctgcctgcagttgTCTCCTTTCCCAGCTGATGAAGAGGTTCCTGCATGCTGCTTGTCGTGCTCAGGGTTTTTCTTggtccccatccccccccccccaatttaaATGTCACCTTGAGGTGCCCGTGGGCGAGATGCGGTACAGCACCCCATGCGTCTGGGCATGGGAAGGAGCCCACGAGCTCTCCACAAGAACGATGACTTAGACTCATCTTCAGCCATGGAAAAAGGAgtttcctgcagctcctctggcCTGGCGCCGAAGGGTTCTGCCAGTCGCTTCCTGACGCCAGGTAAGCGTCTCCATTTAGAGACGCTTCTCCCcaaacttcacatttttcaaaatcagagtGTTAAAATAAGGATTTATTCCCACTCCTTTAAatcgtcttttttttttttcccctcacaagTACTGAGGATGAGGATCTGCCGAGTCACTTCATTAACAGTGTGTACCTCATTTGGAAATGACCTGGGGGttaaacatttcacttttaaGCTATGTTGCCAGTAAGAAACGGCACCTACGCAGAAAGGTCGCACCCTGGCAGCCTCCCACAGCACCGAGTGGTGTCACTAGTCTCGTAGGAAAGCTACCGCATAGTTACATCTGACGTTAAGCCAGTGGTGTCCAGAATAGGGCGTTTAGGGGTTTTTGGTTGCAAAAAGTTTTGGGGCGGAGTGGCCATAAGGGACTGGAAAGGATTTGGTTACAGTTTCCACATTATTTGCagggggttttggtttgctttttcgttcgtttggggtttttttcctttttgatggGCCAGGAGAGGGTAGCGCTCGCTCTACCTGCCCATGAAGCTCCCAGTAAATTGCAGCGTGCAGGATTCCATTTGGCAAGGCAGAAGATGTAGCTGTGAATTTGATCTCACGAATCTTGTCCCCGCTGGAAACTCACGCGTAACCtgtatcaggaaaaggttcagAGCATCCACCGAAGAGGGCGAGAAAACGAGGAGCGCAGGGTCCGAGGCATTTTGCTGCTGCGGCACGTGGCCTTTCCGGAGCCCGGGTACGTAGAAGATTTAATTCAGCAGTTTGGCAGCCACAGGTGCAGCTGAACAAACCCGGCCTGGGCTGGCACCACCGGCACTCAAACGCCCGCAGGGAGTCAGAGAGCAGAGTTTAAAagagctaaaaagaaaaatcctttcatttACCGGGAAGCTCTTCAGCCGCTGACAGCAGGGTGGCCATGGGCTGGATCTGTGCGGTGAACTGACCCAAGTGAGTACAAGTGACAAGGTAAATACTCACTGGAGATTCAAGGGAGAGGCATGAGCCCTGGCAGAGGTGGGATGAGGGGAGGGAGGGCCTGTCCAGCAGTCACTGCGCTGGCTCAACCAGGTGTCCCTCCCTAGGAGTGCGTCGGCAGGTTTCTAACTCTCCCCGAACAGCTTGCACATCCTCGTCCGTGTGTCCCACTCCCCGGTCAGCCCCCAAGTGCTGTTCCTGGCTTCTAGATGTTGAATAAAATGATCATTGCACTCCTGCTTCTTgttgggaggaggagaaaaccaGGCAAATCACCCCTCCGTCTTTTCCCCCCTTGTCAGCTGACTCTTTGTCACCAGCCAGCCTTTCCCTGTGAAACCTGGTGCCGGGAGGTGCTTCCCCTGGACCAGGTGTCCCTCCCGCACTCCTGCTCCACAGCTGCCTTACTGCAGCCCACGAAATCCCCCAGGAGCCGACGTCCTGCTGGCGCTGCCTCAGCCCTGTAGCACCCCAAGAGTGGAGAAGGGCTCCATGGGCTCCACAGCACCAGCCCAGCCTCGCCGagctcccagccccgctgccccaaAAAAGTCCTGCACTTCTGGCTGGGTTGCAGCACAGGCGGGAGGAGGACGGGGAGGATTAAAGCCAGGCTCAGGCATTGCCCTGTTTCCTCACCTTCCCTGGGTGGCCTGGCCCCCATTTATCAGGAAAAACTAGGCAGAAATACAGTGTGATTTAATTCCTCTCCCTAGAGGGCCCAGGGTCCTGGTGCTTCTCTAGGACCCACAGCCAGCACTCCAGAGTAATTTaaagttttgtcttttctctgcaaaggtttcttagagaaaaaaagtttctcgTTCTTTCTCTCCAGGTGTAAATGctcctttttgctttatttggaGCAGGAACTTCAAACaggttttacagaaaatattctgaaatttggGCCCTCAAATATTTCTTACTGCTGTTTAAAACCTACTGGAGCCCAAAGAGAAGCCACGATTCGGTGGGTCAGGTACTCAGCAGGACGAGTGAGGGAATCAAGGGCTTGCCTCTGCTTCACTCTCCATGAAATTATTTATGCAAACAGGAACAGATTCAGCTACTGAGCTGCCAGACAAATCCACTCCAGGAAACAGCACGATGTGGATATAGTTCTCCCTTTGGCCCTGTGCTTTGGTAAGCAACAAGTATCACTTACCTGCTCCTGGAAGCTTCACTGCGGGTGTAGGACCACCTCAGGGCTTCACACCCTGCATGGCACGTGGGGGAACCCCCCAAAACGCGCTTCTGAAATCACATATCACAGTTAGGCTCAGCAACAACTGCAATCAACTCGCCTTCCAGGGGACAGTTCGCACCGCTTGGTACTGGGGGGACACGTGGTAAGTCTGACCATGAGCTCTGAGCACGCCTCCAGGTCCTGCTGACACCCTAAGCACAGCTGCACCCTCCACCATGGGGCTTAGgtgccatggggggggggggggggggggcaggttttGGGGCTTACACAGGGCTGCCATGCCCAGTAGGCTGCTGTTTACTGAGGGATTTTGAGAATCTAATTTCTGTACTGCAGGGTGCCCAGTGGTGGCTGGGTGACCTGTCTGTGCATCACGTCTCTTTTTTTTGGGGTAAGATGTGATGGGCATTAAATGAGACTGTTGGGGCTGGCGCAGTTGCACACCAACACTGCCTGATGGCCAGCTGCCCTTTGGGGCTAAGGACTTCAGGGACCTGAAAGCGTAACACATTTCTACATAGAAGCAGTTAAATGAGATCCTTTCCAAgacaaattataattttatggCTACAACAGGTGAGATGCATCACCTTCCAGCAATCAACAGATCCTGTCGCAGAGCAAGGGAGGAGAGACAGCGGGTGCCGCTGCCTTGCATTTCTCAGCTACCTTCCCATGCTTCATGCAGCCACCTCTTTATGTCtcctgcagagggaaaaaaggtcCAGGAGCATGAGGCGATGGTTGCAGTTCCCTGCCGGACAGCCAGGCCAAGGGCAGGTGGTGTAGAGTTGTGTGACGTGAACGTACCCCAGTGCTGGAGGGCAGAGAGTAACAACATACAGAACTGGCTTTGGGCGTGTTATTTTTTTGCCaatgtggaaaaggaaaattttttgCACCAAAAAAACGCCCAACCATTTCTTGTGTCACTGTCAAGTTCAGTGCTTAATGCTCATGTCAATAGAAGTTGCATGATCGAACTCCTGATGAGCAAAGcaaatcacatttatttaaacacaaCCTGTCTGTGGGGTTAACTGCAACACGAGaaccaaaagcaaagcaaacccccTCCATGCAAAACCTCACCTGCCAGATGCAAAACCTTACCTGCCAGGCGGCGCACACTTATCCTGATCCCACAAGCCTTCCCACGAGGAGTTTATGGCCAAAAGGGGAGCTGTGTACCAGTCCTGTCCCAACTATTCATGTTAAAATACACACCCGTTTGATAAACAGCTGCGTTACTGCAACAGCTGCGGTAGTGGCAGATGGAGCCCTGCCCGGAGCGAGGCGGCAGGCCCGGCATGGCCAGCACGTACCCACGGTCCCCAGAAAGCCACCTCCAAGCACAGCACTCCCAGGGCACAGCTACACGCCAGCGGCGTCATCTGAACGCTGGGCTGAAAAGTCAGCGGCTGGGCGAGTCCTACCAAGGAGTCATAAATCTAGTTGGgtcttctggaaagaaaaaaaaaaaaaaaaaagaaatcttaaaatagatttttttctaaaggttgggggtttttttgtgtgtttcttttgtaattCGCTCGATGGAGCACCTGAGGGTGAAGCCAGGGTATTTAAAACCTTTTGATGTAACTAGAAAACATAGCATTTCacatatttgaaatgaaaacattttcatttttctggtaTTTGCCAATTTAATAGTAGTAGTTTATtggatgctgggggggggaatgaaTAATTACTTACCATGAGTTTTTGAGAGAGAGGCTTAACTTCACGCAGACAGCGTGAAGTAGCCAAAGATGCCTTAAGAGACCCCCTTTCCCACCGGTGCGTCCTGCAAGAAGTCGCAGCGGACCCCCCGTCACGGAGAGGGGGGGCGGATTTACAGCTCTCTCGGGTGAAGCCGCCCGTGCTCCAGCGGAAGGAGCGGAGCCTCGGGAGGGCGCTAGGGTGATACGCAGAGACACGCGTGGGGCGGGCAGCATCCTTCCCGTATCGCTTCATCCAAGGCTCCGCTGGAGAAGagtgtgtgtttgggggttgggggggggggatgcggcATGGTGAGGGGCGTTAAAATGAGCCTTTACGGCCAGCTTTTTCATTGGCCCGTGTGAAATAAgccaagaaaaaggaaaattaacgCTCAACCGGAGTATTGCGGGGGAATGGGGGGCCGGTACCGGGGTCGGGGCAGCCCTCGCCGGGGACGGGACGGTGCGGGAAGGGGACAGGCGCCTGCCTCCGCACCGTCCCGTTCCCCCGTGGGGAGCCGCCCCCGACCGCGGCCACCCTCCACCGGGAGGTGGCAGCTCTCCGCGGCAGGAGCCCTGCCTCCGCCGCCGCGCACACCACCCGCTCCCGCCCCCGGGTCCCCGGGGGTGCCGGGAACACTCGTTCCCCGTCATTGGGGCAGGAGGCGGGGCCGGCGCGGTATAAGAAGGGACCGAGCGGGCGTTTCGCTCCCAGGTCCGGAGACGCCTTGTTCCTTCCCCGCCTTCTATCGCCGAGCACGGCGTGACCAGAGCCCGGATCGGCCCCCTCGGGGAGGCGAAGCGACGGCGGGACGGCAGCAGGAGCACCGGTACCGCCAGCAGCAGTACGAGCAGTACGAGCAGTACCAGCAGTAGCAGCACCGGCAGCAGCGGGGAtagcagcggcagcagcagccccgctccccaccTGCCCGTGGCGGACACTGGAGCTTCGATCGTCGCGGAGCGGCGGTTGGTGCCCGCGGCCCGGAGCCCCTGCGCCGCGGCCGTGCGGTGCCGCGTCCCGCTCGCCGATGAGCGCCGCCGCTCTCTACAGCCTGGACTCCCCGGCATGTTATAAGAGCTGGTGCCTGGAGCCCGCCAACTTCTACGACGCCAAGgtgggcagcggcggcgggccGGGTCCCGCCTGCAAGCCGGGGGGCCGCGGCGGCTGCGGGATGAACGGCGAGGAGGCGGGAGGCGGCCTGGGGGGCAGCGGCACCAACCTGGCGGAGCTGagcgccgccgccccggccaTGTACGAGGACGAGAGCGCCATCGACTTCAGCTCCTACATTGACTCCATGTCGGCCGTGCCCAACCTGGAGCTGTGTAACGACGAGCTCTTCGCCGACCTCTTCAACAGCAACCACAAGCCCGAGCGGGGCGGGGACTACGGCGAGTACCTGCCgccgggcggcggcgccggCCGCGACCCCGCCAAGGACCTCGGCGCTGCCATGACCACCCTGCTGGGCGCCGAGCCCCGCACcgcctcctccgcctcctcctcctcctcctcttcctcctcctcctcccgcggCGCCCTGAAGCAGGAGCCGGACTGGAGCGACAGCGACCTGTCCTCCTCGCTGCTGCCCTCTCAGATCGCCACCTGCGCCCAGACCATCATGAACCTGAGCGGGCAGCCCACGCCGCCCACCTCCCCCGAGCCGCCGGGCAGCAGctccccctccagctgcagcacccgctccccgggccccgccgccggggccgccggggCCGGGTCGGCTCAGGgcgtcccgccgccgccggcccccggCGGGAAGGAGCGCGGCGGTAAGAAGTGCGTGGACAGGTTTAGCCCCGAGTACCGGCAGCGCCGGGAGCGCAACAACATCGCCGTGCGCAAGAGCCGCGACAAGGCGAAGCGGCGCAACCAGGAGatgcagcagaagctgctggagCTCTCGGCCGAGAACGAGAAGCTGCACAAGAAGATCGAGCAGCTCACCCGGGACTTGACCAGCCTCCGGCACTTCTTCAAGCAGCTGCCCAGCGCCTCCTTCCTGCAGCCCGGCTCGGGCACTGACTGTCGGTAACCGGGGGGGAGCGGGACGGAGAGAAGGACTCCGCCAGACCGTGGATAAATACCTCagagggccgggccgggcctttaccgggccgtgccgggccgggccgtggcGCCCCGGAACGGGCCGGGCGCGGGGGAGGAGGCGCGAAGCCGCGGTGGGACCTGCCGGCTTGCGGCCGCTTTCTGAAAGTTGTAGCGACGTGGGGCGATGCCTGGGTCTTTCACCACGAAACttgcggggaaaaaaaaagaaaaaagaaaaaaagaaaaaagctaaatctttttttttttttcctctccccttaaattatttttgtaatggtAGTTTTCGTCTTTTCTACATTTTACTCATACCGACGCAGCTATGGTACATCTGTTAACATGATTCAAAACCCCATGTATTTTAGACagtaggatgaaaaaaaaaaaaaaaagactgagcaTGCTCGACCTTTTATATCaatttttacagcatttctaagaataataataataataaaaaaccattttaaatCAACCCTGCTCTCGTTTGCTCTGTGTCTTGAAAGCAGCGGCTCGGCGGGGGAAGTTGCTCTTCCCAGGAGCCGCTGCCAACTGGCAgcgctgggcggggggggggtcaaGCTGCTGAGATgggagggcaggagaagggagggagaggggtaCGGTGTTACTGCTTTAAAGCAGCcgaaggggggggggatgcgATGGGGGGGGATAACTGGGAATCTTGCACGTGGTCGTTTCCAAGTCGGCTTTGCCCCGGGAGCTGCGTCGCTGTGCAGAAACGCTGAGTCAGTTGTTGCCGCTGAGCTGGCTGTGGGGAGCAGCGGTCGGACAGCAAGAGGGGCTGCGTTTGGCCAGGGCTCTTCCGGAACCGTTGTGTTAAAAGTATACGTGTACACAAGAACACCGTTATTTAACATTTCAGCTAAAAGAACCTCGAAGCAGCTTCCACTCCAGACAATGTAAAGCTGCACCTACGCTAAGGCGCTCCTAAGTCTGCTCCAGCTGTGGTCCCAAAGCGGATGTTGTTGCACCCATGCACTGCAGGCCTCCGTAGGCTATCACTGCGCTGCACTTTGATGACTGCCAGTGAAAGTTAGAGCAGGCAACAACGCCAACCTCTTGCTGAGGTGCCATTATGAAAGGTTAGGCTACTTGTCTGAAGTTTGACAGTGCACGTGCAAAGACGACGGCATCTGTAGGGCGCCGGCAGAAAAAACGACCTGACAGGACAAGCATCTCCAGCTGGCAGTGCTTTCCGGGAGACTGAAATCTCGCTGGTTTCGAAGGGGCCACCCTTGTCACGTACAGGGCGGTATCGTGTGTGCCGGAATGGGCTGACATCCCCTTCTTCCTCACAGGGAGGCAGGTGAGGGACTGAAAGACTTGGAGGAGGGCAAAAAAAGGGGGATTCAAAACCTGGGTCATTCCTGTAGTAATCGTGACATACTTAAGACTTTCCACTATCGGCCTTGGCTTCAGAAACGATTTCTGTAGCAACAAGtttgctgttccttttctgctgggtaATCACATACTGGACCTGCGCAAAACCATTCTTCCTCTGACCTCTAAGGGGTTTTTAAATACCatgaaaggggaagggggaaaaaaaaaaaatctgatctgTGATCGAACTGTTACATTAATTCTTGTATCATCTCAAACAATGCATGCATAGGAAGATTTTGATATTACTTATATCTGATCTGTAATCCATGTCTCTGTACAGTCAGGGTGAGGATAGTTCCATGGCCTACAAAGCAGTTTACTCGTTACACATAACAGAAACTGTATAATGAAACACCCGCTTTGTGGGAAGCTACAGATAACACAGTACTTCTATGCTTAGAGACCAATTAGctgtaaaatattaactttataTATGCTTGACACTTCAAAATATAAGCTTTGTTCAAATCTCCATTTTTATAACATCTATTGCAAGGTGATAACAAATGTTACAAGTCAGAATTCACGCACAACACGGTGTTCTGCAGCTGGTGGTACGTCTGGAATCCGCTGATAAAATTCAGCTTAGACCAATGTTCACTGCCTATAGCaaggtatttatttcaaaaatttcagtaaaatattttccattgacatcatataataaatatagtattataaaaaaaaaaattcacaaccATTCAAAATTCCAGAACAAGATGTTTTACATACATAAACAGCAAACATGCCAAAGAACTGTGAATTCTGAACTGATCAGAAAAAGAGTTCAGAAagttaaactgatttttttcatatagatattttttcagcattagCACAATCTGCTCTGTAAATCACAGTTTTAATAAACTATCTTAATACTTATCAATCACGCTGGCATTACACATTATCTGTGGCACTAGTTAACAGATAACCACATTACAAAGTCCACTGACTAGAGTTCAGCTCAGTGTCTTCCTGTTGCTGCTTCCAGAAGAACAATTTCCTCCAGTCCAACGCAGTTGGGGTGGCTGGTTACAGACTGGACGTAGCAGTTCAATAACCCCACCTCCTTTCCCAGCACGCTCTGCACCTCATAACTCTGCAGTGATAAAAGCATGTTGATTAAAACAAACAGTCCTGGACATTCTGTTCTAAGCAGCATTTGGCTCGGAAGATGCAGGGTGTAAGGTCCTCTTCCaacagacaatttttttaaggatttaagGTGCATTAGAACTGATGGAAAGAATGAATACATTAGGTTTTCAATAATTAGATCTCACGCCTGCTTAAAGTGCTGCTTCCCtagcaggcttttaaaaataagctgtttaaaaaaattttggaaaaaacctACTGTGACTTTGAACTCAATTTTGCTGAAGCATAAGCTACGTGTGCTCCCTTTATCTAGCTTTGTGCCACTCGTTGGATTTCACATGTGCTAGcaatgtgtatatacatactATATATCGATTATCTTAGCTAACAGATccactaaaggaaaaaatattttgtaactgGTTTTactccccctctcccttttaACTTTGTGTTGTATCATGCATCGTTCATGCTCACTGGCACTACGCAGTCCCTTCTGTTTAATGAGCCGACGGGCAGTTTACCCACATGAGTTGTGCCTGAGCGAATTTGCAGACTGTATTCTGCGTggaggagagggatggaggCTGCGATGATTTCTCCAAGATGAGAGAGCGTGTTACCAGAACTGGTAACTCTGATAGCTGATACCTCGCCCGAGAATATCTATCTCAGATGGCATGTTTACATCCATTCCTCTCCTCAATGGGACTTGCCCACGACCAGCCTCTGACCATGCCCCCTGCTTTCATCCGGGCTGTGCATCCCTCCAGGTATGTGATACCCATGTCTCTTGCCTGAGTCAAGGTATAaacaacccttttttttttttctttttctttttccccctggaTTATTTTTACCCCAGAACAGTTCTTCAGTCCGTGCTGCACAAACAGCTATACCGGTGCAACAGAAGGGTTGTCACAAGGTAAGGAACAAGTGCCCAGGGGCAGTGGCGGCTAAAACCAACCTCCCTGCCAAAAGAAGTGATTGCAAAGCTACACCCTTAGCAACTTTAGCAGCACTGGCAAAAAAATGCCACCTCAAGTGGTATTTCATGTGATTAATCTTTGTTGAGatgtgctgcttttcaaaatgtagcGGTTCAGAGATAGAAatgcttatgaaaaaaaagaaataaaatatcccTGAATTTaacctagggaaaaaaaaaaagtttctaagtTGCCAGACTTCTAAATACTAGCATTATAAAAATCgaaacatgaaaaagaagttGTTTGAATTCTAATAACTTGAAAAAGAACTACATTTTGTCAGTCTGTAACCAAACCAGACACATCCTGTAAAACTTAGCAAGACTTAACTGCTATTAAAAGAGCAAACGTATTTTGGAAATCTCTTGTATCTCTTTGCTTAAATGAAATagtgtaagaaaaataattaacaatttcagagaaatgttccactttttaaaaatgatccATAAATCCCATTAAAACCATGGCACAGGTAATAGCAAAGTGCTAGAAGACCGTACAAGATAGatagggaaagcaaaatgaCCCCAATATGTGTCACCTAGCTGGGGGGATACTTAACCGAGATGATTACACAAGACAACGAGCTGACCTTTGCTCCCTTCCACGTGCAATGGAGCAGCGGGGGGGACCTCGGGATCCTAATTGGACTTAATCACCCTCTGAAGGTGCCGCTCCTTCGCTGCTGACCATCCGgcagccaatgccagccaggcACCTACCTGGGTGCCTCCCTCACCTGCGATAAATCTGGGTCACTGTGCCAAATGTCAGGGTTCTTCTGATATGTCAGATTAAAGGAATAACTACTTCACGATTACATAAACTGTACTTTAGCCCGTGGATCCCTGTGGCTT is part of the Balearica regulorum gibbericeps isolate bBalReg1 chromosome 2, bBalReg1.pri, whole genome shotgun sequence genome and encodes:
- the CEBPD gene encoding CCAAT/enhancer-binding protein delta, with translation MSAAALYSLDSPACYKSWCLEPANFYDAKVGSGGGPGPACKPGGRGGCGMNGEEAGGGLGGSGTNLAELSAAAPAMYEDESAIDFSSYIDSMSAVPNLELCNDELFADLFNSNHKPERGGDYGEYLPPGGGAGRDPAKDLGAAMTTLLGAEPRTASSASSSSSSSSSSSRGALKQEPDWSDSDLSSSLLPSQIATCAQTIMNLSGQPTPPTSPEPPGSSSPSSCSTRSPGPAAGAAGAGSAQGVPPPPAPGGKERGGKKCVDRFSPEYRQRRERNNIAVRKSRDKAKRRNQEMQQKLLELSAENEKLHKKIEQLTRDLTSLRHFFKQLPSASFLQPGSGTDCR